In Silene latifolia isolate original U9 population chromosome 3, ASM4854445v1, whole genome shotgun sequence, a single window of DNA contains:
- the LOC141647237 gene encoding putative sarcosine oxidase, whose amino-acid sequence MMGNPTRPDNEFEVIVIGAGIMGSCTAYEASKRGCSTLLLDQFDFLHNRGSSHGESRTIRITYPEPYYSSMALQSSRLWEEAQSQVGYKVLYPTQQLDFGHSTHMALQAIISSCRSTSVEFRVLNSSEMAQEFGGGVVLPEDWIGVVSEGAGVIKPTKAVSMFQTLAFRNGVVLKDNIKVTGIERNRTDGGLVVSTESGEMFYCKKCVVTAGSWMKKLVKDVTGRDIPIEPLETTICYWKIKKGHEKDYSIDGGFPSFAGYGLPYIYGTPSLEYPGLIKVAVHGGRPCDPDKRTWIPETGLMDLLKKWVCERFGGRVEHEGGPVSTQSCMYSMTLDDDYVIDFLGEEFGEDVVIAGGFSGHGFKMGPVIGKIVTELVLDGHVEGVEMGYFKLARFDQNPKGNVKGFAEQVGLSSQPRAHSD is encoded by the coding sequence ATGATGGGAAACCCGACGAGGCCTGATAATGAGTTTGAGGTAATAGTGATAGGGGCCGGAATCATGGGGAGTTGTACTGCATACGAGGCATCCAAAAGGGGTTGTTCCACCCTCCTCCTCGACCAGTTCGACTTTCTTCACAATAGGGGTTCCTCCCATGGCGAGTCCCGCACCATCCGAATAACCTACCCGGAGCCTTACTACTCCTCCATGGCCCTCCAATCCTCTCGCCTTTGGGAGGAAGCCCAGTCCCAGGTTGGCTACAAGGTCTTGTACCCCACCCAACAGCTCGACTTTGGGCACTCCACTCACATGGCTCTCCAGGCTATCATCAGTAGCTGCCGTTCTACTTCTGTCGAGTTTCGAGTACTAAACTCTTCTGAGATGGCACAGGAGTTCGGTGGTGGGGTGGTCCTGCCAGAGGACTGGATTGGGGTGGTGAGCGAGGGAGCAGGTGTTATTAAGCCTACTAAAGCCGTCTCTATGTTCCAAACCCTTGCCTTTCGTAATGGGGTTGTCCTGAAAGACAACATAAAAGTTACGGGCATTGAAAGAAACCGCACTGATGGAGGTTTAGTGGTGTCTACAGAATCGGGGGAGATGTTTTACTGTAAAAAATGTGTGGTCACTGCTGGGTCATGGATGAAAAAACTTGTAAAGGACGTTACCGGCCGTGATATTCCCATAGAACCCTTGGAGACAACCATTTGTTACTGGAAGATAAAAAAAGGCCACGAGAAGGACTACTCCATTGATGGAGGTTTTCCCTCATTTGCCGGGTATGGATTACCCTACATATATGGCACCCCTTCTTTAGAGTATCCAGGCTTGATCAAGGTAGCCGTACATGGGGGACGTCCCTGTGACCCTGATAAACGGACTTGGATACCAGAAACAGGGTTGATGgatctattgaagaagtgggtgtGCGAAAGGTTTGGGGGCCGTGTGGAGCATGAAGGCGGCCCTGTGTCAACTCAGTCATGCATGTACTCCATGACTCTGGATGATGATTACGTGATAGACTTCTTGGGAGAGGAGTTTGGGGAGGATGTGGTGATTGCGGGTGGGTTTTCAGGACACGGCTTCAAGATGGGACCAGTGATAGGCAAAATTGTGACTGAGCTGGTGCTTGACGGGCATGTCGAAGGAGTAGAGATGGGTTACTTCAAGCTAGCCAGGTTTGACCAAAATCCTAAAGGTAATGTCAAGGGATTTGCAGAACAAGTTGGGCTTTCATCCCAACCCCGTGCGCATAGTGACTAG
- the LOC141645917 gene encoding uncharacterized protein LOC141645917 produces the protein MICVLLITPMYGLGNLTIITGMVLCNACKDGVVSVYDYPLSGINVTMVCPGVDLPTHFKTDDFGIYGIAFEGTPEMGKCNAHISPRKNATASNNFCMASTGPNRFPKLLTLITSELGTSIYDFDPLITQPMKPLSTCAGSSSPQPLPPTPSLARLILGVPPFPSMQKPRSFERANTGKSQNTIVTGIS, from the exons ATGATATGTGTTCTCTTAATTACGCCTATGTACGGATTAGGAAATCTTACAATCATTACTGGCATGGTATTATGTAACGCGTGCAAAGACGGGGTGGTTTCTGTGTATGACTACCCTCTCTCAG GGATCAATGTCACAATGGTCTGCCCTGGCGTAGATTTACCAACACATTTCAAGACAGACGATTTTGGGATTTATGGCATTGCGTTTGAAGGCACGCCTGAAATGGGAAAATGCAACGCTCATATATCGCCGAGGAAGAATGCAACCGCTTCAAACAACTTTTGTATGGCATCTACTGGCCCGAATAGATTTCCAAAACTATTAACTCTCATTACATCCGAGTTGGGTACATCCATATATGATTTTGATCCTTTAATCACTCAACCTATGAAACCATTATCTACTTGTGCTGGCTCTTCATCTCCTCAACCGCTGCCACCGACTCCATCTCTTGCCAGGTTGATTCTTGGAGTACCTCCATTTCCTAGTATGCAAAAACCCCGATCTTTTGAAAGAGCGA ATACTGGAAAAAGCCAGAATACCATTGTTACTGGAATATCCTGA